In Centropristis striata isolate RG_2023a ecotype Rhode Island chromosome 5, C.striata_1.0, whole genome shotgun sequence, a single genomic region encodes these proteins:
- the rhoab gene encoding rho-related GTP-binding protein RhoA-B encodes MAAIRKKLVIVGDGACGKTCLLIVFSKDQFPEVYVPTVFENYVADIEVDGKQVELALWDTAGQEDYDRLRPLSYPDTDVILMCFSIDSPDSLENIPEKWTPEVKHFCPNVPIILVGNKKDLRNDEHTRRELAKMKQEPVKSEEGRDMAGRIAAFGYMECSAKTKDGVREVFEMATRAALQARRGKKSNKCVVL; translated from the exons ATGGCAGCCATCCGTAAGAAGCTGGTGATAGTGGGGGATGGAGCTTGTGGAAAGACCTGCCTTCTGATTGTCTTCAGCAAAGACCAGTTCCCCGAGGTCTACGTCCCCACTGTGTTTGAGAACTACGTCGCCGACATAGAAGTTGATGGCAAACAG gtgGAGTTGGCTCTCTGGGATACTGCTGGTCAGGAGGACTATGACAGGCTGAGACCTCTTTCCTATCCAGACACTGACgtcatcctcatgtgtttctCCATAGACAGCCCTGACAGCTTGG AAAACATTCCAGAGAAGTGGACCCCAGAGGTCAAACACTTCTGTCCCAATGTTCCCATCATCCTCGTAGGAAACAAGAAAGACCTGCGCAACGATGAGCACACACGCAGAGAGCTGGCCAAGATGAAGCAG GAGCCGGTGAAGTCAGAGGAGGGCCGGGACATGGCCGGCCGAATCGCAGCTTTCGGTTACATGGAGTGCTCCGCTAAGACCAAGGACGGCGTGCGGGAGGTGTTCGAGATGGCCACCAGGGCGGCACTGCAGGCCCGCCGCGGAAAGAAGAGCAATAAATGTGTAGTGCTGTAA
- the tmem115 gene encoding transmembrane protein 115, which translates to MNRYLPVARQHFLAALASTSVVVKSISAVVVLLYLLSWAVDTPYALGVTPGYLFPPNFWVWTLVTHGVVEQHIWGVAANVGTVMACGRLLEPLWGALELLIFFAVVNISAGLLVGLSYLLTYVATFDLDYLFDVRAYGAAGFLGGVLVALKQTMGDTTVLRVPQVRLKAAPALVLLLLALLRLSGLLDSSAPLAAYSFGALSGWVYLRFYQRHSRGRGDMSDHFAFASFFPEALQPAVGLLAGLVHAALVKVKVCRKMVKRYDVGAPSSITISLPGTDPQDAERRRQLALKALNERLKRVEDQSAWPSMDDEEDDDDDEVRTDTQPLLPGGRDASSMPRPAGGAVGASLSSTSSSSMSQSSGGPSTGGAQHPESSIISFEDAPSRS; encoded by the exons ATGAATCGTTACCTGCCGGTGGCTCGACAGCACTTCCTGGCTGCCCTTGCCAGCACCAGTGTGGTGGTAAAAAGTATAAGTGCTGTGGTGGTTCTGCTCTATCTGTTGTCATGGGCTGTCGACACTCCATACGCACTCGGGGTGACCCCAGGATACCTTTTTCCACCCAACTTCTGGGTGTGGACACTAGTGACCCATGGGGTGGTGGAGCAGCACATCTGGGGTGTGGCGGCCAATGTGGGGACAGTCATGGCCTGTGGGCGCCTGCTGGAGCCTCTGTGGGGGGCTCTGGAGCtcctgattttttttgcagtggttAACATCTCAGCAGGCCTCCTGGTAGGCCTCTCCTACCTCCTCACCTATGTTGCCACCTTTGACCTGGACTACCTGTTTGATGTTCGTGCCTACGGAGCAGCCGGGTTCCTGGGAGGTGTCCTGGTGGCGCTGAAGCAGACCATGGGGGATACTACAGTGCTCAGAGTGCCACAG GTGAGACTCAAAGCAGCACCGGCTttggtcctcctcctcctggcctTACTGCGCCTGTCGGGTCTGCTCGACAGCTCTGCTCCCCTGGCTGCATACAGCTTTGGTGCCCTGTCCGGCTGGGTCTACCTACGCTTCTACCAGAGGCACAGCCGTGGCCGCGGGGATATGTCGGACCACTTTGCCTTTGCTAGTTTCTTCCCTGAGGCGCTTCAGCCGGCCGTGGGGCTGCTGGCAGGGCTGGTCCACGCTGCCCTGGTCAAGGTGAAGGTTTGCAGGAAGATGGTGAAGAGATACGACGTGGGGGCGCCTTCATCTATCACTATCAGTCTGCCAGGGACGGACCCACAAGATGCAGAAAGGAGGAG ACAACTGGCCCTCAAGGCTCTGAATGAACGTCTAAAGCGCGTGGAGGACCAGTCCGCCTGGCCCAGCATGGATGACGAGGAAGACGATGACGACGACGAGGTCAGAACCGACACACAGCCGCTCCTCCCGGGTGGGCGCGACGCTTCCTCTATGCCAAGACCAGCAGGGGGAGCCGTCGgcgcctctctctcctccacctcctcgtcCTCGATGTCACAGAGCAGCGGAGGGCCATCCACAGGCGGAGCACAGCACCCGGAGTCCAGCATTATCAGCTTCGAGGACGCACCTTCTAGATCGTAA